One Bacillota bacterium genomic window carries:
- a CDS encoding heavy-metal-associated domain-containing protein, producing the protein MKTATLQLETLTCPSCLQKIEGAVKGLDGVDKDTVKVMFNSSKVKLSFNEDQITIDQIENAITNVGYEVKKSSVR; encoded by the coding sequence GTGAAAACTGCTACTCTGCAATTAGAAACGTTAACATGCCCATCCTGCCTGCAGAAGATTGAAGGTGCTGTGAAAGGCTTGGATGGAGTTGACAAGGATACCGTTAAGGTGATGTTTAACTCCAGCAAAGTTAAACTGAGCTTTAATGAGGATCAAATCACAATCGATCAGATTGAAAATGCCATAACCAACGTTGGCTATGAGGTAAAAAAATCCAGCGTTAGATAA